From the genome of Acinetobacter sp. TR3:
CGTCAGCAACCACGCCACCTAAGAAAGCGGAAAAGAGTGTTGATTTACCTGCACCATTCACGCCAGTAAGACCAATTTTCCAGCCAGGGTGAAGCTGCATCGATGCTTTTTGAAATAGGACTCGCCCACCACGGCGTAAAGAAACTTGGTCAAATTGAATCATGAGTCTGCAAGGTCGCAAAGAGATAGCTGCATTTTAAGGTGATCGCCCATGAATGCAAATTTTTATATTACAGATCAAACTGATCGAATTAAATCATTCAATCAATAAAAAAATAGAGCAAAAGCTCTACTTTTGTCATGCAAATCAGATTATTATTTAGTTTATATGAAAAAATAAGTAACAAGACTAGAAAGATAGAAACAGGATTATGAATGAAGAATGGAATTCTTGCATTAGGGGCGATGCTACTTTTGGGTTTAAACACTCAGGTAAATGCCTCAACCACAATTTGTGTTTTCGATTTATTGGGTAAGTCTGGTGAAGCATACAAAGCCATGGAGGAATGGGCACTGGCTGCAAAAACATGGCGCGCTGACATTCATTTAATTAGCTATCAAAGTGAAGCACAAGCTGAGAATGATTTTGAACAAGGCAAATGCGATGGCGTATACATGACGTCTATGCGTGCGCGTAGTTATAACAAATTTGCAGGTTCTGTCGATGCGATTGGTGCTGTACCGAGTTATGCGATTGCACAAAAAGCCATTAGTTTTGCGTTAGATAAGCGTAATCAACGTCGTCTGACCAGTAGTATAGGTAATCAGGTCTACGAAGTTGTCGGTATATCACAAATTGGTCTGGCTTATATTTTCGTTAAAGATAAAAAAATGGATACCATTGAGCAAATCAAGGGTAAAAAATTTGCTGTTCTCGCCTATGACGAAGCACAGAAAATCGTTGTGAAAAGCCTTGGTGGGCAAGCGGTCCTTTCAGACATTTCCGATATCGCTAAAAAATTTAACAATGGCCAAGCCGATATTATGGCCGCACCAGCTTATGCCTATAAACCATTAGAACTCTTTAAAGGTTTGGGAAATGATGGGGCAATTATTACTTTTCCAGCTGTCAACATGACCATGGATTTGATTATCCGTCCTGAAAAATTCTCAAGCAACTTTGGTCAAAATTCGAGAAATTGGTTCTTGAATCGTTTGAATAATAATTTTGCATTAAT
Proteins encoded in this window:
- a CDS encoding putative solute-binding protein is translated as MKNGILALGAMLLLGLNTQVNASTTICVFDLLGKSGEAYKAMEEWALAAKTWRADIHLISYQSEAQAENDFEQGKCDGVYMTSMRARSYNKFAGSVDAIGAVPSYAIAQKAISFALDKRNQRRLTSSIGNQVYEVVGISQIGLAYIFVKDKKMDTIEQIKGKKFAVLAYDEAQKIVVKSLGGQAVLSDISDIAKKFNNGQADIMAAPAYAYKPLELFKGLGNDGAIITFPAVNMTMDLIIRPEKFSSNFGQNSRNWFLNRLNNNFALIQRIEAELPAKYKINLSNEDKMRYQQILREARIGLIKKGIYDASMMNVLKRARCTVERTNFECTLGGE